In Halopseudomonas nanhaiensis, a single window of DNA contains:
- a CDS encoding DedA family protein, which produces MFEMIVDVVSRAGYAGVFLLMLLENIFPPIPSELIMPLAGFVAAKGELNIYGVVVAGTAGSVAGALPWYYAGARLGKDRLMHWTGRHGYWLTMCPEDIEKANQWFGRHGRSAVFFGRLLPTIRTLISVPAGLARMPMAGFIGYSTAGSLIWTALLALAGFILEAQYEKVADYLDPVSIAVVAIIAMIYVYRLVRLRLGQRN; this is translated from the coding sequence ATGTTCGAAATGATCGTCGATGTGGTGTCTCGCGCTGGCTACGCCGGCGTGTTCCTGTTGATGCTGCTGGAGAATATCTTCCCGCCCATACCGTCCGAGTTGATCATGCCCCTGGCCGGCTTTGTGGCTGCCAAGGGCGAGCTGAACATCTATGGGGTGGTCGTGGCCGGAACCGCCGGTTCGGTCGCCGGTGCTCTTCCCTGGTACTACGCAGGTGCACGGCTGGGCAAGGATCGGCTGATGCATTGGACAGGCAGGCATGGGTACTGGCTGACCATGTGCCCGGAGGACATCGAAAAGGCGAATCAGTGGTTCGGGCGTCACGGCCGCAGTGCAGTGTTTTTCGGCCGGCTCCTGCCTACCATCCGCACACTGATTTCAGTGCCGGCTGGCCTTGCCCGGATGCCAATGGCCGGATTCATCGGCTACTCGACCGCCGGCTCGCTGATCTGGACGGCCTTGCTGGCGCTGGCCGGATTCATCCTTGAAGCGCAGTACGAAAAGGTCGCCGATTATCTCGACCCGGTATCCATAGCCGTAGTGGCAATCATTGCGATGATCTACGTATACCGGCTGGTCCGCCTGCGCTTGGGTCAGCGAAATTAG
- a CDS encoding PAS domain-containing protein, with product MTSVDSSAPDHPHFYSFLRGGGETGELIRRHDWSATDLGPLETWPQCLRTVTGVVLLSPVPMVLLWGAHGIMIYNDAYSRVAGARHPELLGSEVRKGWPEIADFNDTVMRACLAGDTLSYRDQPFTLLRDGGAEEVWLNLDYSPVLGEYGEPAGVIAVVVETTDSVNTRARLQFESSRLERLFAQAPSLMAMLSGPDHVFELANPAYRQFVGERPLVGLPMREALPEIVRQGFVDRLDEVYRSGQAYASTSAVELLRGPDRTHETRVVDFVFQPIAQSDDEVSGIFIAGYDVTERAHAEERARFLDSLGKATANRVDADSVLEITTTMLGSHMGVALCAYADMDPDEDGFTIRGNWAKPGASGIIGHYNLADFGELAVRNLSSGKPLVLDDVRAQLPAEEADTFLGLGLAATVCLPLVKQGRLTALMAVHDDKPHLWTASEMALVTEVIERSWAHIERVRAETEMRLAEQRFREALETEVAERTAALAQSQAHIRAVSETTHMYQGLIAPDGRLLYMNSTALSGIGARAEEVTGLLFWDTPWFTATPGVPEQVREAVGEVAAGNVVSLDMTVNLPTGVRSFDFAMRPVLGEAGEVVAIVLEAVEITARKRAEQALQHAQKMEALGNLTGGIAHDFNNLLMAIQGSLELLRKRMPDDPSLVRLVNNARSGVERGAALTSRMLSFARKQDLRSEHVDLRTLVAGMAELLERSLGAMVTIETHFAERLPLVETDPNQLESALLNLALNARDAMGGKGRICITARETIVDDVTDTLPGGRYVCLDVRDEGEGMDDATLKRATEPFFTTKGIGKGTGLGLSMVHGFAEQSRGQLVLGSEPGKGTVASLWLPALDVQAEYQPRPATPAEPVPQVAPLTVLTVDDDHLVLMSTADMLREQEHQVLMARSAREALVLLKHIRVDLVITDHAMPHMTGLQLVAEIRRNYPGVAIILASGYAELAAAREIGLTRLSKPFTQAQLDRAIWHATRASSSP from the coding sequence ATGACGAGCGTCGACTCCAGCGCGCCAGACCACCCGCACTTTTACTCGTTCCTGCGAGGCGGGGGGGAAACCGGCGAGCTCATTCGCCGCCATGACTGGTCTGCCACGGATCTCGGCCCGCTCGAGACCTGGCCGCAATGCCTGCGCACAGTGACCGGCGTGGTCCTGCTGTCGCCGGTCCCCATGGTGCTTCTATGGGGCGCGCACGGGATCATGATCTACAACGATGCCTATTCCCGGGTTGCCGGCGCACGGCATCCGGAGCTGCTCGGCTCCGAGGTGCGCAAGGGCTGGCCAGAGATCGCCGACTTCAATGACACGGTCATGCGCGCCTGCCTCGCTGGCGATACGCTGTCCTATCGCGATCAGCCGTTCACGCTGCTGCGCGATGGCGGCGCCGAGGAGGTCTGGCTGAACCTCGACTATTCCCCTGTACTGGGCGAGTACGGCGAGCCGGCAGGCGTCATTGCCGTAGTGGTCGAGACCACTGACAGCGTCAATACCCGGGCGCGGCTGCAGTTTGAAAGCTCGCGGCTGGAGCGTCTGTTCGCGCAGGCGCCGAGCCTGATGGCGATGCTAAGCGGCCCTGACCACGTATTCGAACTCGCCAATCCAGCGTACCGACAGTTCGTCGGAGAACGGCCACTGGTCGGCCTGCCGATGCGCGAGGCGCTGCCCGAGATCGTCCGCCAGGGGTTCGTTGATCGACTCGACGAGGTCTACCGCAGCGGTCAGGCCTACGCCAGCACCTCCGCTGTGGAACTCCTCCGAGGGCCCGACCGGACACACGAGACGCGGGTGGTCGATTTCGTCTTTCAGCCGATTGCGCAAAGCGATGACGAGGTCAGTGGCATCTTCATCGCCGGGTACGATGTCACCGAACGGGCACACGCGGAAGAGCGCGCACGGTTTCTGGACAGCCTGGGCAAGGCTACGGCCAACCGGGTTGATGCCGATTCCGTACTGGAAATCACCACCACCATGCTCGGCAGCCATATGGGCGTAGCGCTGTGCGCCTACGCCGACATGGATCCCGACGAAGACGGCTTCACCATCCGCGGCAACTGGGCCAAACCGGGCGCGAGCGGCATCATCGGACACTACAATCTGGCGGACTTCGGTGAACTGGCAGTGCGCAACCTCAGTTCCGGCAAGCCTCTGGTGCTGGATGACGTGCGCGCACAGCTGCCTGCCGAAGAAGCCGACACCTTTCTCGGCCTGGGCCTTGCCGCGACCGTATGCCTGCCGCTGGTCAAGCAAGGTCGGCTCACGGCGCTGATGGCGGTGCACGACGACAAACCCCACCTATGGACCGCCAGCGAAATGGCGCTGGTCACCGAGGTAATCGAACGCTCCTGGGCGCACATCGAGCGGGTCCGTGCCGAGACGGAAATGCGTCTTGCCGAGCAGCGCTTTCGCGAAGCGCTGGAAACCGAGGTGGCTGAACGCACCGCCGCGCTGGCCCAGAGCCAGGCGCATATCCGTGCGGTCTCGGAAACCACGCACATGTATCAGGGATTGATCGCGCCAGACGGACGCCTGTTGTACATGAACTCCACCGCGTTAAGCGGAATCGGCGCGCGCGCCGAGGAGGTGACTGGCCTGCTGTTCTGGGACACCCCCTGGTTCACAGCCACGCCGGGAGTGCCTGAGCAGGTTCGCGAGGCAGTCGGAGAGGTTGCAGCTGGCAATGTTGTCAGTCTCGACATGACAGTGAATCTGCCGACCGGTGTACGCTCGTTCGACTTCGCCATGCGTCCGGTACTGGGCGAAGCAGGCGAAGTGGTTGCGATCGTTCTCGAGGCAGTGGAAATCACCGCTCGCAAGCGTGCCGAGCAGGCGCTGCAGCACGCACAGAAAATGGAAGCGCTGGGCAACCTCACCGGCGGCATTGCGCACGATTTCAACAATCTTCTGATGGCGATTCAGGGCAGCCTGGAATTGCTGCGCAAGCGCATGCCGGACGACCCCTCGCTGGTACGCCTGGTCAATAACGCACGATCCGGCGTCGAGCGCGGTGCCGCGCTGACCTCGCGCATGCTGAGCTTCGCCCGCAAACAGGATCTGCGCTCCGAACACGTCGACCTGCGGACTCTGGTCGCCGGCATGGCAGAGCTGCTCGAGCGCTCGCTCGGCGCAATGGTTACCATCGAAACGCACTTTGCCGAGCGCCTGCCGCTAGTCGAGACCGACCCCAACCAGCTTGAGTCCGCTCTGCTCAATCTCGCCCTGAATGCGCGCGATGCAATGGGGGGCAAGGGCCGGATCTGCATCACGGCGCGCGAGACGATCGTCGACGATGTTACCGATACGCTTCCCGGCGGGCGCTACGTCTGCCTGGACGTCCGGGACGAAGGTGAAGGCATGGATGATGCCACGCTCAAGCGCGCCACCGAGCCGTTCTTTACCACCAAGGGCATCGGCAAGGGCACCGGCCTGGGCCTTTCGATGGTGCATGGCTTCGCTGAACAGTCACGGGGGCAACTGGTTCTCGGCAGCGAGCCCGGGAAAGGAACGGTAGCGTCGCTTTGGCTGCCGGCCCTGGATGTCCAGGCCGAGTACCAACCCCGCCCCGCAACCCCCGCCGAACCGGTACCGCAGGTTGCGCCGCTGACGGTCCTCACCGTTGACGATGATCATCTGGTGCTGATGAGCACTGCCGACATGCTGCGAGAGCAGGAGCATCAGGTGCTGATGGCCCGGTCAGCGCGGGAGGCGCTGGTGTTGCTCAAGCATATCCGTGTGGACCTGGTGATCACCGATCATGCCATGCCGCATATGACCGGCCTGCAGCTGGTGGCCGAGATCCGGCGCAATTACCCGGGCGTTGCCATCATTCTTGCCTCCGGATACGCCGAACTCGCTGCAGCCAGGGAGATCGGATTGACGCGTCTGTCCAAGCCGTTCACCCAGGCTCAGCTCGACAGAGCGATCTGGCACGCAACCCGAGCTTCCAGCTCACCCTGA
- a CDS encoding porin has translation MRSSRFLPFGLTLLLSAAGNAQAIELFNGKVAVNGFGTLGIARSTDSDAEFIRDITQKSGTAGDWDGDVDSRFGLQLRGTLTDSLDAVVQGVSRYDPTGSYEPKLTWAFLRYNPDPAVTLRLGRVALDTYMLADSRDVGYSYLWVRPPVDYYGTRHLTHIDGGDIVLRRPLGDGLLWGKLYAGLADEKINSDIAGVVLDAADSRVYGGHINYEIGSWRWQAGVGAIDYRLEAPESYLRDLDQLQFFLPQLADALRESVEPTTIQMSSLGVAYDRGPLQIQAMLGQFNRPGDETDLTSAFVTAGYRLEPFTPFVSLSGSRTRGIPLNELGLPSNDKAGLTQQTLSLGARYDVARNVALKSQVDFINVDQVGLTWRHVDPDWDKDTTVFSLALDFVF, from the coding sequence ATGCGTTCATCACGATTCCTACCGTTTGGGTTGACCCTGCTCCTGTCCGCCGCCGGCAATGCTCAGGCAATCGAGCTTTTCAATGGCAAGGTCGCGGTCAACGGCTTTGGCACACTGGGCATCGCCCGAAGCACGGACTCGGACGCCGAGTTCATCCGGGACATTACGCAAAAGAGTGGCACCGCGGGTGACTGGGACGGCGACGTCGACAGTCGCTTCGGGTTGCAGTTGCGCGGAACCCTGACCGACTCACTCGATGCGGTGGTGCAAGGCGTCTCGCGCTACGACCCTACCGGCAGCTACGAACCCAAGCTGACCTGGGCCTTTCTGCGCTACAACCCGGACCCTGCGGTGACGTTGCGCCTCGGTCGGGTGGCGCTCGATACATACATGCTGGCCGACTCCAGAGACGTTGGATATTCGTACCTCTGGGTGCGCCCGCCGGTGGATTACTACGGCACTCGCCACCTTACCCATATCGACGGCGGGGACATCGTACTGCGCCGGCCCCTGGGCGATGGACTGCTGTGGGGCAAGCTGTACGCGGGTCTGGCAGACGAGAAGATCAACTCGGATATCGCCGGCGTGGTGCTCGACGCCGCCGATAGCCGCGTCTACGGCGGGCATATCAACTACGAAATCGGCAGCTGGCGCTGGCAGGCCGGCGTAGGTGCGATCGATTACAGGCTGGAGGCGCCGGAGAGCTACCTTCGAGACCTGGATCAGTTGCAGTTCTTCCTCCCGCAGCTGGCAGATGCGCTCCGCGAATCGGTGGAGCCCACGACCATCCAGATGAGCTCGTTGGGGGTCGCCTACGACCGTGGTCCGCTGCAGATACAGGCCATGCTGGGCCAGTTCAACCGCCCCGGTGACGAGACCGACCTCACCTCGGCGTTCGTTACAGCGGGGTATCGTCTGGAGCCGTTCACGCCGTTCGTTTCCCTGTCCGGTTCACGCACCCGTGGCATACCGCTGAACGAGTTGGGTCTGCCGTCGAACGACAAGGCCGGTCTTACGCAGCAGACGCTATCGCTCGGCGCACGGTATGACGTTGCTCGCAATGTCGCGCTGAAAAGCCAGGTAGACTTCATCAACGTCGATCAGGTCGGCCTGACCTGGCGCCATGTCGACCCTGACTGGGACAAGGACACGACCGTGTTCAGTCTCGCTCTCGATTTCGTTTTCTAG
- a CDS encoding DUF1615 domain-containing protein gives MVGCGTRPAQGPAYQPDEVRARIVRLIPSEIPDRQGWAADIFTAFSTLDIEPSTRNICSVLAVTQQESTFQVAPPVPGLSRIAREEIDRRAARLYVPKFVVNAALNLKSPNGKTYTERLARVRTEKELNAIFDDFIGMVPLGRQLFAGLNPVQTGGPMQVSIPFAESYRSKYPYSIDTSIREEVFSRRGGMFFGIAHLLDYPVNYDRPVFRYADFNAGWYASRNAAFQHAVTHATGIKLALDGDLIIHGSREAGATERAVRSLASQLDMNDGAIRRDLERGDSLEFENTRLYKRLYEYADRMEGRPLARAMIPTIRLESPKITRELTTAWFANRVDERRKRCEARAGG, from the coding sequence ATGGTCGGCTGCGGGACCCGCCCCGCGCAGGGACCGGCCTACCAGCCAGACGAGGTGCGCGCACGTATCGTCCGCCTGATTCCCAGCGAAATTCCGGACCGTCAGGGCTGGGCGGCAGACATCTTTACCGCCTTCTCCACACTGGATATCGAGCCCTCGACGCGCAATATCTGTTCGGTGCTGGCAGTGACGCAGCAGGAATCCACGTTTCAGGTGGCGCCGCCGGTGCCGGGTCTGTCCAGGATCGCCCGGGAGGAAATCGACCGCCGGGCAGCGCGGCTGTATGTGCCGAAATTCGTGGTCAACGCAGCGCTGAATCTCAAGTCGCCCAATGGCAAGACCTATACGGAGCGGCTGGCCCGTGTGCGCACGGAGAAGGAGCTCAATGCAATTTTCGACGACTTCATCGGCATGGTACCGCTTGGCCGGCAACTGTTCGCCGGGCTAAATCCGGTGCAGACTGGCGGACCGATGCAGGTCAGCATCCCCTTCGCCGAGTCATACCGCAGCAAGTATCCCTACTCGATCGACACGTCGATTCGCGAAGAGGTCTTCAGCCGCCGAGGTGGGATGTTCTTTGGCATCGCGCACCTGCTGGACTATCCGGTCAACTATGACCGGCCGGTGTTCCGCTATGCGGACTTCAATGCCGGCTGGTACGCCAGCCGCAACGCGGCTTTTCAGCATGCCGTCACGCATGCCACGGGCATCAAGCTGGCGCTGGACGGTGACCTGATCATCCACGGCAGCCGCGAGGCAGGCGCTACGGAGCGCGCTGTGCGATCGCTGGCCAGTCAGCTGGACATGAACGACGGCGCCATTCGCCGCGATCTGGAGCGAGGCGATTCGCTCGAATTCGAGAACACCCGTCTGTACAAGCGACTCTACGAATACGCCGACAGGATGGAGGGCAGACCCCTGGCACGCGCCATGATCCCCACCATCAGGCTGGAGAGTCCGAAAATTACCCGTGAGCTGACGACCGCCTGGTTCGCCAATCGGGTCGATGAACGCCGCAAGCGCTGCGAGGCGCGCGCTGGCGGTTGA
- a CDS encoding alpha/beta fold hydrolase, giving the protein MRSETANVKGVTMRWLEQGEGLPVVLLHGIPTSPTLWRHVMPKLEGVRCLAFEMIGYGESIPAGVGQDLSISHQAEYLAQWMDHLDISGALLVGHDLGGGVAQITAVRRPDLCAGLLLTNAIGYDSWPIPSVKALSAGGPIISHLPGAAGKQILRLLMIRGHDDKAMAAESLAQHWQPYARHGGAASLIRQVEALDVHDTLAIQDALPGLAIPARVVWGAADPFQKIEYGERFARDLGAPLHRIDGGLHFTPEDHPDVLAEQILALAEEVRHAAAPL; this is encoded by the coding sequence ATGCGCAGCGAGACCGCGAATGTAAAGGGCGTCACCATGCGCTGGCTCGAGCAGGGTGAGGGGCTGCCGGTCGTGCTGTTGCATGGTATCCCTACCTCGCCCACCCTCTGGCGTCATGTCATGCCGAAGCTCGAGGGTGTGCGGTGTCTGGCGTTCGAAATGATCGGCTATGGCGAGTCGATTCCCGCCGGTGTCGGGCAGGATCTGTCTATTTCCCACCAGGCCGAGTACCTCGCGCAGTGGATGGATCACCTGGATATCAGCGGTGCGTTGCTGGTCGGGCACGACCTTGGCGGTGGCGTGGCACAGATTACCGCGGTGCGACGTCCCGACCTGTGCGCCGGGCTGCTGCTTACCAACGCGATCGGTTACGACTCCTGGCCCATCCCCAGCGTCAAGGCACTGAGCGCAGGCGGACCGATCATCAGTCATCTCCCCGGCGCAGCCGGCAAGCAGATCCTGCGGCTGCTGATGATTCGCGGCCATGACGACAAGGCCATGGCCGCAGAATCGCTGGCACAGCATTGGCAGCCCTACGCCAGACATGGCGGCGCCGCCAGCCTGATCCGACAGGTCGAGGCACTCGACGTACACGACACGCTGGCCATCCAGGACGCGCTGCCAGGACTGGCGATACCAGCCCGCGTTGTATGGGGCGCCGCAGACCCGTTTCAGAAGATCGAATACGGCGAGCGCTTCGCCCGCGATCTCGGAGCGCCACTGCACCGGATTGATGGCGGGCTGCATTTCACGCCAGAGGACCACCCTGACGTGCTTGCCGAGCAGATCTTGGCATTGGCCGAAGAAGTGCGGCATGCTGCTGCGCCGCTCTGA
- a CDS encoding alpha/beta fold hydrolase: MSTFTSFDGTRIFYQQWGRRSSSRPPVVLHHGYVANARANWLWTGIVGRLTANGHKVIALDARGHGRSTKHHDPARYGEATMAQDVSALLDHLSLDQVDLVGYSMGATVALIAASEDPRIRRLAVGGIGAHTTRLGRGRKNGFGSRLAKAMLAPSVFSVRDPMLAGFRIMADALWADRKALAAQALAFHNKRIAFDRIDSPTLIIAGNDDPFAHQPEVLQRAIEGARLQLMPGNHTNILTKPAFREALVAFLR; encoded by the coding sequence ATGAGCACATTCACGTCTTTCGATGGCACCAGGATCTTCTACCAGCAGTGGGGCCGCCGCAGCAGCAGCAGGCCGCCGGTGGTACTGCATCACGGTTACGTTGCCAACGCACGTGCCAACTGGCTCTGGACCGGCATTGTCGGTCGGCTCACCGCCAACGGACACAAGGTCATCGCCCTCGATGCGCGCGGTCACGGACGCTCCACGAAACACCATGACCCGGCACGCTATGGCGAGGCAACCATGGCGCAGGATGTATCTGCGTTGCTGGATCATCTGTCACTGGACCAGGTCGATCTGGTCGGCTATTCGATGGGCGCTACCGTCGCATTGATCGCCGCATCCGAAGATCCGCGGATACGGCGCCTGGCTGTCGGTGGGATCGGCGCGCATACAACGCGCCTGGGACGCGGTCGAAAGAATGGTTTCGGAAGCAGACTGGCCAAGGCGATGCTCGCGCCCAGCGTCTTTTCGGTACGCGATCCGATGCTTGCCGGTTTCCGGATAATGGCCGATGCGCTATGGGCTGATCGCAAGGCGCTGGCTGCTCAGGCTCTGGCGTTCCACAACAAGCGCATCGCCTTCGATCGCATCGACTCGCCAACGTTGATCATTGCCGGGAACGACGATCCATTTGCCCATCAGCCTGAGGTACTCCAGCGAGCCATCGAGGGCGCGCGGCTTCAGCTCATGCCGGGCAACCATACCAACATTCTGACCAAGCCCGCCTTCAGGGAGGCGCTGGTGGCGTTCCTCCGCTGA